A single genomic interval of Coccidioides posadasii str. Silveira chromosome 1, complete sequence harbors:
- the UBC2 gene encoding Ubiquitin-conjugating enzyme E2 2 (BUSCO:422151at4751~EggNog:ENOG410PHPZ~COG:O~BUSCO:14787at33183) — protein MSTSARRRLMRDFKRMQTDPPAGVSASPVADNVMTWNAVIIGPADTPFEDGTFRLVMHFEEQYPNKPPGVKFVSKMFHPNVYGTGELCLDILQNRWSPTYDVAAILTSIQSLLNDPNTSSPANVEASNLYKDNRKEYAKRVRETVEKSWED, from the exons ATGTCGACCTCTGCGCGCCGTCGATTGATGAGAGACTTCAAG CGGATGCAAACCGACCCTCCTGCCGGGGTCTCTGCTTCTCCAGTTGCGGATAATGTCATGACATG GAATGCCGTCATTATTGGTCCCGCAGACACCCCCTTTGAGGACGGGACCTTCCGACTCGTGATGCACTTCGAAGAGCAGTACCCCAATAAGCCTCCCGGCGTCAAGTTTGTCAGCAAGATGTTCCATCCCAACGTCTACGGAACTGGCGAATTGTGCCTCGACATCCTCCAGAACCGTTGGAGCCCGACGTACGACGTAGCGGCGATATTAACCAGCATTCAAAG CTTGCTGAATGACCCAAACACCTCCTCTCCCGCGAACGTGGAGGCATCCAACCTATACAAGGATAACCGAAAGGAGTACGCAAAGCGTGTGCGCGAAACTGTCGAGAAGAGCTGGGAGGATTGA